The DNA segment CCGAAGGCGACGCGCGCGCGGACGCCGTCGCGCGCCAGCTCCCTGGACAGCGCGACGAGTGGGACCAGGGCGACGAACCCGGCGGCGGCCAGGCCGATCGGGGGGTGGCCGCCGTAGAGCAGGACCCCGGCGAGCAGGGCGAGGCCGGCCCGCCGGGCCCCGGGCCGCGTCACCGCCTGCCGGACGCCCGTGGTCAGACGCAGTCGAAGCAGAGCATCTGCTCCGCGTCGGCCAGCTGGGAGGGCTTCTTCACGAGGAAGCAGGATCGGCAGGTGAACTCGTCGTCGCTGATCAGCTCGGGCTTGCGACGGGGCTTGGCGCCCTTCTTCGCGCCGCCCTCCTCCTCGTCGAGGGGCTGGACCTCCTCGTCCTCCTCGAGCAGCTCGTCGAGCTCGTCCTCGAGGTCGTCCTCGTCGTCCTCGTCGTCCTCCTCGAGCTCCTCGTCCTCGTCGTCGCCCTCGGTCTCGTCGTCGTCCTCGCTGACCTCGTCGCCGTCGAGGTCGTCGTCCTCGTCGTCGTCGTCGAAGAGGTCGTCGTCGTCGGACTCGATGTCGTCATCGAGGTCGTCGCCCTCGAACTCGAGGTCGTCGTCGAGGTCCTCGCCGTCGTCGAGGTCGTCAGCGAACTCGTCGTCGGCGCTCGTGGCCTCGAGGTCTGGGTCTGCCAAAGGGGTTTCCTCCGCGGCTTCCGTGGGCTCAGATCGCGCCCAGCCCGGGTCGTCGGTGGCGTGCGCGGGCGCATGTGTAGCCGCTCGGGGACGGGGCCGCAACGAAATCGCCCGACGGGCCGAACCCGTCCGAAAACCGGCCCGGCCCCGAGGAGCAGGTCCTCGGGGCCGGGTCCGTCGTGGGCAGCGGGCAGTTGGCACCGACAGGTCGCGGGTGGCGTGTCCGCGACCTCCGTTCTCTACTACGCCTGCTGGCCCCCACACCTGCCACGGCCTGACACCCGCGAAGGCGGGAGCAGGTCACACAGCGTCATACGCATGTCTGGAGAAGATCCCCCGCAGGGCCGCGCTGGGCCCTGCCTTCGTTCGATCTGCGCCACTTCCAGTCGTGCTCCGGTCCTTTGCCGCCGTGGCTTGACGTCGGAGAAGGTACGGCGTGACCGGGGACTCGTCAAGCTGTCTGCGGCATGTCCCACAGGGCGCTGACCTGCGGTTTCGCGTTCGATCGTGGCCCTGACCTGGGAAAACCCGCCCCGGCGATTTTCCGTCCGTTCACCGCCTCTTCGCCGGTCAGGCCGTGCCGGCCACGTCCCGTGCGGACAGGTGGTGCACCGACGCGGGCACGGCGGCCTCGACCAGGGCCTCATCGACCGTGACGTCACTCTCTGCGACGAACTCGGCGCCTCCGCGCAGCCGCGACCACGCTGGGTCACCTGGGTCGCGGCTCGCCCAGGCGTCCTCGAGGTCGGACTCGGCCTCCTCGCGGCCGACACGGAGCTCGTAGTCGCTGAAGGCACGGCCGACCTCACGGCCGTCCGCGATCGCGCGCAGCGCGTCGGGGATGTCGATGCCCCAGCGGGACGCGACCGCCCCTGCGATGACCGCCACCCCGTGCTCGAGCAGCCCCTCGCCGACGAGGGCCCGTGTGACGGCGACGGCTTGTGCGCGCGTCGCGCCGAGGACGACGGCGACCTCGACCTCCTCGACTGCGCGGACGGTTCGCACGGGCACCCCTCAAGCGTAGGACAGCAGGCCGAGTCCGTGGACGACCCGGCCGGCGACGGTCGTGAGCACGCACTGGCCCGGTGCCGCCGGGGTTCCCTCGAAGGCAGCGAGGTCAGCGCGGTTGCCGGCCCTGATCGCGCCGACCATGGGTTGGCGGGCAGCCAGGCGGCCCCCCAGCGTCGCAGCGCGGAGGGCGGCCGTGGCGTCCATCCGCATGCCCTCCTCCGGGTGGCTCGCGGCCGACCGGACCGTCGCCCACGGGTCGAGCGCCTGCACGTCGTCGGAGCCGAACGCGAGCGGCACCCCTGCGCGCTGGAGCACCCCCAGGGGGTTGGCGGCACGCGCCCGGTCGGCTCCGAGACGCCGCTCGTAGGTCCCGCCGACCGTCGCCAGGTCGAGGTCGTTGGCCGGTTGGGCCGTCACGACCACGCCGAGCGCGGCGAGGCGGCGGACGTCGGCGGCGTCGACCAGGGCGGCGTACTCCAGTCGGGGGCAGGTCCGCCGCAGCTGCTCGGGGCCGATCGCCGCCGCGACCGACTCGAACACGTCGATGGCCTGGCCGATCGCGCGGTCACCCATGGCGTGCAGGGCCACCTGGATGCCCTTGCGGGTCGCCTGCAGCGCGAACTCGCTCAGCTCCTCGGTGTCGTGGTACAGCTGCCCCGCGCCGGACTTGTCCGCATACGGGCTGGCGAGCGCGGCGCTGTGGCTCCCGATGCTGCCGTCGAGCAGCAGCGAGCCGCCGATGCGGCGCAGTCCGCGCTCGGCGACGAAGTCGAGGTCGACGTCGCCCCAGTACGCCACGACCTCGATCGGCCAGTCGCCGGCCAGCCAGGCGTCGAAGTCGTCGGGTCCCATGCGGTGCGGGCCGCCCATCTCGTGGGCGGACGCCACCCCGGAGGCGGCGAGCTCGCGGACGGCGAGGCGCCGGGCGTGCCGCAGGGTGGCGCTCGGCAGCTGCGCCACGAACCACCGCTGCGCGACCTGCGCGGCCTCCTGGCGGAGGAGGCCCGTCGGCCGGCCGTCGCTGCCCCGGTCCACGCCGCGGGCCCGGCCCAGCGGCAGCGCGGTCAGCGACGTGCGGTCGACCACGACGCAGTGGCCGTCCGAGCGCGACAGCATCGCCGGTCGCCCCTCGGCCGCGACGGTGAGCTCGTCAGCGGTCGGCGCGCGGTGCTCGGGCCACCGGGTCTCGTCCCACCCGATCCCCCACAGCACCGGGTCGGGGGTGACGTCGACGTTGGCGCGGACCGCGGCGAGGCAGTCCTCGACCGACTCTGCGACCCCGAGGTCGAGGGCGCTGAGCATCAGCCCCAGGTTGGTCAGGTGCGTGTGGGCGTTGACGAACGCCGGCTGCAGCGTCGTCCCGGTCAGGTCGAGGACCCGGCACCCCGGAGGGGTCACGTCGCTCGGGTCGTCACCCACCCACGCGATCCGGCGCCGACGGATCAGCACCGCCCGGGCCGACGGCGCGGCGTCATCCAGCGTGACGACGTCGGCGCCCACGAGCAGCAGCGGTTCGTCGCGATCGGACGCGTCCACTCCCATATGGACGCCCAGCGTACTTCCCGTCAACGGTCGTGGTCGTAGGCGCCCCCGCCGGCCGGAGCCCGCACGTGGACGCGCTCGGCTCAGACCGTGTCGCGCAGGTACGCCGTGGAGAGGGAGTCGGCGTACTCGTTCCAGCGGTTCCCGGAGTGTGCGGCGATCCACTCGAGCCGCAGCTCCGGGCGGTCGGCGAGCGCCGCGTGGAGGGGCTTGATGAGGTCGAGGTTCTTGATCTCGCCGCCCTTGCGTCGCCAGCCGCGGCGAGCCCAGCCGTGCGCCCAGGAGGTGAGGGTGTCGACGGCGAGCTTCGAGTCGGTCCAGATCGTCGCCGGGGTGCCCACCGGCACCAGCTCGACCGCCGACGCGATCGCGGTGAGCTCCATGCGGTTGTTCGTCGTGTCGGGATCGTGGCCGTGGCGCTGGTCGACGATCTCGCCGTCGACGACGTAGACCGCCCCCCACCCTCCGGGGCCGGGGTTCGGCTGGGCGCTGCCGTCGGTGAAGACCCCGTCGGCGGGGCCGGCGCTGTAGCGCTCCAGCACCTCCGCGGTGGTCAGGTTCTCCTCGACCAGCGTCGTCCTCCGGCGGGACCCCCCGCCCCCTCCCCCGGCGCCGCTGCGGAAGCAGGACGGGCACTCCTTGGGCGTCCACCCGGGGTAGCGGGCGGCGAGGTCGGCAGCGACCTCGAAGGTCCGGCCGCAGGTCGCGCAGGTGCCGCTCATCGGCCGGCCGCGACCTGCAGCATGGCCGCCGGGACGATCGGGGCGAGGAAGGCCACCGCGAACAGCGCGGCGGTCCACACCGCACGGCGGCGGCTGGGGACCTCCCCGGCGATCAGGTCGAGCACCAGGGTGAGGACCATCCAGCCGCTCGTGACGAGGGTGCCGACCACGGCCGAGGTGGACACCCAGATCGCGGCGCTGACGCCGTCACCGCCGAACGCGATGTTCGCCGCGCCGGTCAGGACGGCCAGCGCCACCGCGGTCAGCGCGCCCGCCCTCACCGCTCGGCGGAGCACCCGGCGGTCCCGGTCCACCGGGCCGGGGCCGTCAGCGGCGACCGGGTCGGCGGTCGACGTCCGCTCGGGGGTCACGCCGGCAGCACCACCAGCGCGGTGTCGGTCGTGTTCAGGCGCTCGACGCCGTCCTCGGTGACCGCGACGATGTCCTCGATCCGCATGCCGTAGCGGCCCTCGAGGTAGATCCCCGGCTCGACGGAGAACGTCATGCCGGGTTGCAGGCGCAGGTCGTTGCCGGCGGTGATGTAGGGCTCCTCGTGGACCTCGAGGCCGATGCCGTGGCCCGTGCGGTGGATGAACGCGTCGCCGTAGCCCGCGTCGGCGATGACCTGTCGGGCGGCCGCGTCCACCGACGCCGCGGTCACGCCCGGACGGACGTGGGCGACCGCGGCCCGCTGGGCGTCCCAGAGGACCTGGTGGGCGGCCTCGTAGCCGTCCGGCGCGGAGCCGAGGACGTAGTTGCGGGTGCAGTCGCTGAACCACCCCGCGACGGGTCCGCCGGTGTCGACGACCACCGCGTCGCCGGCGGACAGGACCCGGTCCGAGGTCTCGTGGTGCGGCGACGCGCCGTTCGGGCCGCTCCCGACGATGACGAAGTCCACGTCGTCGTGACCTTCCTCCCGCATGGCCGCGGCGATGGCCCGACCGGCCTCCTGCTCGGTCCGCCCCGGTACGAGGAACTCCCCCATCCGGCGGTGGACCGCGTCGATGGCCGCGCCGGCGCGGCGGAGCCCGTCGAGTCCCGCGGCGTCCTTCACCATCCGCACGTCGCGGGTCACGTGGGACGCGAGCTGCCAGCGGGCGCCCGGACGGACCTGCTGCAGCGCCAGCAGGAACCGGGCCCACAGCTGGTCGCCGACACCGAGGCGGGCGTCTGCGGGGACGCCGTCGAGCACCTCCGCCACGGTGTCCGCGGGATCGGCGGTCTCCGCGTACGTCCGCACCGGCACCGCGTCGGTGCCGGCGACCGCGGCCGCGCGCTCGAGCTCTGGGACGACCAGGGCGTGGCGGCCGTCGGCGCGCAGCACGAGCAGCGTCATCCGCTCGAGCGCGTGCGCGGCGTAGCCGGTCAGGTGGCGCAGGTCGGCGCCGGGTCCGATCAGGAGGGCATCCACCCCGGCGGTCCGCATCGCGGCGACGGCGTGGTCGATGGTGCGCTGGTGTCCCACGCGGCCATGCTAGTGGGCAGGTGGTGGCCGACCGCCGCCGGCCCCCGGCAGCCACTGCGCCCGCGCGGGGGCGGTGTAGACTCGTCGTCCCGCCGGACGGGCACGTGTCGTGCTGCCCGCGGCCAGACCTCCCCCAACTCCTCCGACACCCCTGGAGGGCCCCACGTGGCCAAGAAGAGCAAGATCGTCCAGAACCAGAAGCGCGCCGAGATGGTGGCCCGCCAGGCCGCACGCCGCGCCGAGCTGAAGGCCATCGTCAAGGACCCCGACGTGGACTTCGACGCGAAGCTCGAGGCCCGCGACGCGCTGAACAAGATGAAGGTGAACGGCAGCCCCGTCCGCCTGCGCAACCGCGACCGGCTCAACGGCCGGCCCCGGGGCCACGTCGGCTTCGCCGGCCTGTCCCGCGTCAGCTTCCGCGAGCTGGCGCACAACGGCGAGCTGCCGGGCATCACCAAGTCCTCCTGGTAGGGCACCGCTGGTGGGCACCCGCCCCCGCGCGGGGCCACCACCGCCTCCACGACCGCCGATCACGTCGGCGGTCGTCGTGCGTCCGGGCCGGTTGCCGCCCGTAGGTTAACGCCGCTAGGTTGCCGGGCGAGCCACGACGAGGAGCACACCGATGGCAGTCCAGCTGCACGGCAAGGTCGCCGCGATCACCGGCGGCGCGCAGGGGATCGGCAAGTCGATCGCCCGGGCGCTCGTCGCCGAGGGCATGTCGGTCGCGATCGGCGACCTCGACCTCCCCCTCGCCCGCATCACCGCAGCCGAGCTGGGTGACCGGGCGGTCGCACTGGACCTCGACGTCACGTCCCCCGCGTCGGTCCGTGCCTTCGTCACCGCCGCGGAGGAGGCGCTCGGCCCTCTCGACGTGATGGTCAACAACGCGGGGATCATGCTGGTCGGGGAGTTCGCGAAGGAGGACGACCGCGGCACCGACCTGCAGCTCGACGTCAACGTCCGCGGCGTCCTGAACGGCTGCAAGGCCGCGGTGCAGGTCATGGCGGACCGAGGGCGCGGCCACATCGTCAACATCGCCTCGACCGCCGGGAAGGTCGCGGTGCCGCGGCTCGTGACCTACACGACCTCGAAGCACGCGGTGGTCGGCGCGACCGACTCCCTGCGCGCCGAGCTCCGCGGCACCGGCATCGACGTGTCGGCCATCATGCCCGTGCCGGTCAACACGCGGCTCGGCTCGGGGCTGGGTCGCTCGGTGGTGCCGCCGGTCGAGCCCGACGACGTGGCCCGCGCCGTCGTCAGGGTCCTCCGCCGACGTCGCGACGAGGCGTTCGTCCCCGGGTACCTCGCGGTCGTCGCCGACATGACGGCCTGGCTCCCGACCGCCGCACGCGCCGCCGTGGCCCGGCTGCTCGGGGCCTACGACATCATGGTGCAGGCCGACGACGCCGCCCGCGAGGCCTACCAGCGCGAGGCCGTCGCCGCCCAGCGCAGCCGGCTGCCCTAGCAGGCGGACCCCCACCCAGCCGGGGGCCCGTCGACGCCGCGGTATCCTCCCGCACCCCCATGCCAGCCGCGACCGCCGACCACGCCTACGTCCGCCACCCCGCCGTCGTCGGTGACACCGTCGTCTTCGTCGCCGACGACGACCTCTGGGTGGTCGACCTCGACGGCGGCCGCGCCCACCGCCTGACGGACGGGCGCAGCGGCGCGAGCCACCCGGTCATCAGCCCCGACGCCCAGCAGGTCGCCTTCACCGGCCGGGACGCCCAGCACCCGGAGGCCTACGTCATGCCGCTGTCGGGCGGGGCGGCCGAGCGGCTGACCTACCTCGGGGCCACCACGACCACCACCCGGGCCTGGCACCCCGACGGTCGCGTCGTCGTCGCGACCAACCAGGGGTTGCCGTTCGCCCGCGACAGCCACCTGGTCGCGGCCGGCCCGACGCCGGGCCACCACGAACCGCTCGGCTGGGGATCGGCCCACGAGGTCGCCATGCGCGCCGGCCCTCCCGCTGTGGACGGCGGCGTCCGCGTGCTGATCGGCCGGCACACGACCAACCAGGGTCGGTGGAAGCGCTACCGCGGCGGCACCGCGGGCCAGCTGTGGCTCGACGACACGGGTGGTGGCGCGTTCCAGCGGCTCCTCGGCGACCTCCCCGGCGACATCGGCGCGCCGATGCTGCTCGGCGACCGGGTGTGGTTCATCAGCGACCACGACGGGGTCGGCAACGTCTGCTCGTGCGACATCCACGGCCAGGACCTGGTCGTCCACACCGACCACCGCGACTTCTACGCGCGCTTCGCCGCCACGGACGGCCGCACGATCGTCTACACCTGCGGCGGTGACCTGTGGCGCCTCGACCCGGCGGACCCGTCACCGGAGCGGGTCGCGCTGTCCGTCGCCTCACCCCGCGTCCAGCGCACCGCCACGTTCGCCGACCCGAGCCGCTGGCTGCAGTCCTACGCCGTCCACCCGGCGGGCACCCACGTCGCCCTGCGGATCCGTGGCCGGGCGTTCGCGATGGGTCTCCACGACGGGCCGGTCACCCAGGTCGGGACCCGTCAGGGCGCCAACCACCGGCTGGTCCGCTGGCTGCCCGACGGCCAGCGGCTGGTCGCGGTCTCCGACAGCTCCGGCGAGGAGCGCCTGGAGGTCCTCGCGACCAGCCCGGGGGCGCTGTCGGACGAGGAGCCGCACCGCCTCGACGTCGACCTCGGCGTCCCCCTCGAGCTGGTCGTGTCCCCCGTCGACGACGTGGTGGCCGTCACCGACCAGCAGGGACGGCTGCGGGTCGTCGACCTCTCCAGCGGGACTGTCGAGGAGGTCGCGACGTCCCCCTACGGGATCGACGAGCCGGCCTGGTCCCCCGACGGCCGCTGGCTCGCCTACAGCCAGCGGGAGTCCAACTGGTACACGGCGAGCATCCGGCTGTGGCACCGCGGCGATCCGCCGGGGTCCACCGCGGTGGTGGCGGAGGCGCGGGCCGCCCACCGGGCCCCGGACTTCGATCCGGCGGGCCACTACCTCTACTGGGTCGCCAGCACCCGCTTCGCCCCGGTCCGCGACGGGTTGTTCTTCGACCACGGCTTCCCCCACCCCGACGTCATCATGGCGGCCGTGCTGGCGGCGGACGGCACCGCACCGCTCGACCGCGAGCCCCGGGCGCCGGGCACGCCCCCGCCGCGGCCCCCGTCGGCCCCGGCCCCCGAGACCGCCACGTCGACCCCCGACGCGGACCGGGACGCCGCCCCCGAGGGCGATGGCGACCCGCCGTCGCCCGGCGACCCCTCCGCGCCCGGTCGGCGCCCCCCACCGGTGGTCGTCGACGTCGACGGGCTTGCCGACCGCGTCGTCGCCCTGCCGTTCCCGACCGGTCGGTACCGCGGCGTGATCGGGCTGCACGGGAAGGTCCTCGCGTTCGCAACGCCGCTGCGCCCGCCGCCGCCACCGGGCGCGCCACCCGGTGAGCGGCGCCCCGGGGGGCAGGCCGAGGTCCTCGACCTCGACACCGCCCGCCACGAGGTGGTCCTGCCCGCGATCTCGTCGTTGGCGGTGTCAGCGGACCGCCGGACGACCGTCTACGCGGTCAAGCGGCGGCTGCGGGCGGTCAAGGCCGGCGTGAAGCCGCCTGACGGTCCGGCGGCTGAGGGCGGTCCGCGGGTCAGCGGGTGGCTCGACCTGTCACGGGTGTCGGTGCCCGTCGATCCCCCGGCGGAGTGGCGCCAGATCTTCGACGAGGCCTGGCGGTTGCAGCGCGACCTGTTCTGGCACTCGGAGATGTCCGGGGTGGACTGGGCCGCGGTCCACGACCGCTACGCCGGCCTGATCGACCGGATCGCCACGCGTGGCGAGCTGTCGGACCTGATCTGGGAGATGTTCGGCGAGCTCGGCACCGGCCACGCCTACGAGCGGGGCGGCGACCACCCCTCGCCGCCGAGGATGCCGGTGGGGCACCTCGGCGCCGACGTCGCGTGGGATGGCGACGCCTGGACGCTCACCAGGCTGCTCGAGGCGGACCCGACCGATCCGCTCCGCCGACGTCCGCTCGCCGCCCCCGGCGTCCGCGTGGACGCCGGTGCGCGGGTGCTCGCGGTCGACGGCGTGCCGCTCGGACC comes from the Euzebya sp. genome and includes:
- a CDS encoding amidohydrolase, whose protein sequence is MGVDASDRDEPLLLVGADVVTLDDAAPSARAVLIRRRRIAWVGDDPSDVTPPGCRVLDLTGTTLQPAFVNAHTHLTNLGLMLSALDLGVAESVEDCLAAVRANVDVTPDPVLWGIGWDETRWPEHRAPTADELTVAAEGRPAMLSRSDGHCVVVDRTSLTALPLGRARGVDRGSDGRPTGLLRQEAAQVAQRWFVAQLPSATLRHARRLAVRELAASGVASAHEMGGPHRMGPDDFDAWLAGDWPIEVVAYWGDVDLDFVAERGLRRIGGSLLLDGSIGSHSAALASPYADKSGAGQLYHDTEELSEFALQATRKGIQVALHAMGDRAIGQAIDVFESVAAAIGPEQLRRTCPRLEYAALVDAADVRRLAALGVVVTAQPANDLDLATVGGTYERRLGADRARAANPLGVLQRAGVPLAFGSDDVQALDPWATVRSAASHPEEGMRMDATAALRAATLGGRLAARQPMVGAIRAGNRADLAAFEGTPAAPGQCVLTTVAGRVVHGLGLLSYA
- a CDS encoding ribonuclease H; the protein is MSGTCATCGRTFEVAADLAARYPGWTPKECPSCFRSGAGGGGGGSRRRTTLVEENLTTAEVLERYSAGPADGVFTDGSAQPNPGPGGWGAVYVVDGEIVDQRHGHDPDTTNNRMELTAIASAVELVPVGTPATIWTDSKLAVDTLTSWAHGWARRGWRRKGGEIKNLDLIKPLHAALADRPELRLEWIAAHSGNRWNEYADSLSTAYLRDTV
- a CDS encoding M24 family metallopeptidase, with product MGHQRTIDHAVAAMRTAGVDALLIGPGADLRHLTGYAAHALERMTLLVLRADGRHALVVPELERAAAVAGTDAVPVRTYAETADPADTVAEVLDGVPADARLGVGDQLWARFLLALQQVRPGARWQLASHVTRDVRMVKDAAGLDGLRRAGAAIDAVHRRMGEFLVPGRTEQEAGRAIAAAMREEGHDDVDFVIVGSGPNGASPHHETSDRVLSAGDAVVVDTGGPVAGWFSDCTRNYVLGSAPDGYEAAHQVLWDAQRAAVAHVRPGVTAASVDAAARQVIADAGYGDAFIHRTGHGIGLEVHEEPYITAGNDLRLQPGMTFSVEPGIYLEGRYGMRIEDIVAVTEDGVERLNTTDTALVVLPA
- the rpsN gene encoding 30S ribosomal protein S14; the protein is MAKKSKIVQNQKRAEMVARQAARRAELKAIVKDPDVDFDAKLEARDALNKMKVNGSPVRLRNRDRLNGRPRGHVGFAGLSRVSFRELAHNGELPGITKSSW
- a CDS encoding SDR family NAD(P)-dependent oxidoreductase → MAVQLHGKVAAITGGAQGIGKSIARALVAEGMSVAIGDLDLPLARITAAELGDRAVALDLDVTSPASVRAFVTAAEEALGPLDVMVNNAGIMLVGEFAKEDDRGTDLQLDVNVRGVLNGCKAAVQVMADRGRGHIVNIASTAGKVAVPRLVTYTTSKHAVVGATDSLRAELRGTGIDVSAIMPVPVNTRLGSGLGRSVVPPVEPDDVARAVVRVLRRRRDEAFVPGYLAVVADMTAWLPTAARAAVARLLGAYDIMVQADDAAREAYQREAVAAQRSRLP
- a CDS encoding S41 family peptidase gives rise to the protein MPAATADHAYVRHPAVVGDTVVFVADDDLWVVDLDGGRAHRLTDGRSGASHPVISPDAQQVAFTGRDAQHPEAYVMPLSGGAAERLTYLGATTTTTRAWHPDGRVVVATNQGLPFARDSHLVAAGPTPGHHEPLGWGSAHEVAMRAGPPAVDGGVRVLIGRHTTNQGRWKRYRGGTAGQLWLDDTGGGAFQRLLGDLPGDIGAPMLLGDRVWFISDHDGVGNVCSCDIHGQDLVVHTDHRDFYARFAATDGRTIVYTCGGDLWRLDPADPSPERVALSVASPRVQRTATFADPSRWLQSYAVHPAGTHVALRIRGRAFAMGLHDGPVTQVGTRQGANHRLVRWLPDGQRLVAVSDSSGEERLEVLATSPGALSDEEPHRLDVDLGVPLELVVSPVDDVVAVTDQQGRLRVVDLSSGTVEEVATSPYGIDEPAWSPDGRWLAYSQRESNWYTASIRLWHRGDPPGSTAVVAEARAAHRAPDFDPAGHYLYWVASTRFAPVRDGLFFDHGFPHPDVIMAAVLAADGTAPLDREPRAPGTPPPRPPSAPAPETATSTPDADRDAAPEGDGDPPSPGDPSAPGRRPPPVVVDVDGLADRVVALPFPTGRYRGVIGLHGKVLAFATPLRPPPPPGAPPGERRPGGQAEVLDLDTARHEVVLPAISSLAVSADRRTTVYAVKRRLRAVKAGVKPPDGPAAEGGPRVSGWLDLSRVSVPVDPPAEWRQIFDEAWRLQRDLFWHSEMSGVDWAAVHDRYAGLIDRIATRGELSDLIWEMFGELGTGHAYERGGDHPSPPRMPVGHLGADVAWDGDAWTLTRLLEADPTDPLRRRPLAAPGVRVDAGARVLAVDGVPLGPDVAPATLLVNAAGREVRLRVADPDPREVVVRALDDETPLRYADWVERNRRAVHERSGGRVAYVHVPDMGATGYGEFHRQYLAAVYADAVVVDVRFNAGGNVSSLILEKLAAERIGYQMRRTGALEPFPHHAPGGPLVAIANERCGSDGDIFAHAWKRLGLGPVVGTRTWGGVIGIQPRHSSVDGTVTTQPGFAFWFDDVGWGVENYGTDPTHPVEIAPHDAAAGHDPQLDTAVRLALERLEAVGAPQTPDIATAPDLGTRPG